In a single window of the Tellurirhabdus bombi genome:
- a CDS encoding pyruvate dehydrogenase complex E1 component subunit beta, translating into MREIQFREALREAMSEEMRRDSKVFLMGEEVAEYNGAYKVSQGMLDEFGPERVIDTPIAELGFAGIGVGAAMNGLRPLIEFMTFNFSLVAIDQIINGAAKVMSMSGGQYSAPIVFRGPTGNAGMLSSQHSQNFENWFANTPGLKVVVPSNPYDAKGLLKSSIRDNDPVIFMESELMYGDKGQVPEEEYLIPIGKANVVREGNDVTLVSFGKFMKIAIQAADELAKNGVSAEVIDLRTVRPIDYATIINSVKKTNRCVIVEEAWPLAAISSELTYNIQRNAFDYLDAPVVRVNNLDLPLPYAPTLIEVILPSVKRTLQAVDTVLYRK; encoded by the coding sequence ATGAGAGAAATACAATTCCGCGAAGCACTACGCGAGGCCATGTCGGAAGAGATGCGCCGCGACTCGAAGGTATTCCTGATGGGCGAAGAAGTCGCTGAATACAACGGCGCTTACAAAGTAAGCCAGGGAATGCTGGATGAGTTTGGGCCAGAGCGGGTAATCGATACGCCCATCGCCGAACTTGGTTTTGCCGGAATCGGCGTTGGCGCAGCTATGAATGGGCTACGGCCACTCATTGAGTTCATGACGTTTAACTTCTCGCTGGTAGCTATCGACCAAATTATTAACGGTGCTGCCAAAGTGATGTCGATGTCAGGTGGACAATATTCGGCCCCTATCGTTTTCCGGGGTCCCACCGGTAACGCCGGGATGTTGTCGTCCCAGCACTCCCAGAACTTTGAAAACTGGTTTGCCAACACGCCCGGTCTGAAAGTCGTGGTTCCGTCGAATCCTTACGATGCAAAAGGGCTTCTGAAATCGTCTATTCGGGATAATGATCCGGTTATTTTCATGGAATCGGAGCTGATGTATGGCGATAAAGGACAGGTTCCGGAAGAAGAATACCTGATTCCGATTGGCAAGGCCAACGTGGTTCGGGAAGGCAATGACGTTACACTGGTCTCTTTCGGGAAATTCATGAAAATTGCCATCCAGGCAGCCGATGAATTAGCGAAAAACGGGGTTTCAGCGGAAGTAATTGACCTGCGTACCGTTCGTCCAATCGACTACGCAACCATCATTAACTCCGTTAAGAAAACAAACCGTTGCGTCATCGTGGAAGAAGCGTGGCCACTGGCGGCGATCTCGTCGGAGCTGACGTATAACATTCAACGCAACGCGTTTGATTATCTGGATGCACCGGTGGTTCGGGTTAACAATCTGGACTTGCCGCTTCCTTACGCGCCAACACTAATCGAGGTTATTTTACCTAGTGTAAAACGCACACTTCAGGCTGTTGATACGGTTTTATACCGTAAATAG
- a CDS encoding MBL fold metallo-hydrolase gives MKIEQIYTGCLAQGAYYLESEGEAAVIDPLRETAPYVRKAEQDNATIKYVFETHFHADFVSGHLDLAHKTGATIVYGPNAKTDFDAYTATDGEEFSIGRIKLKVLHTPGHTMESTTYLLLDEEGKQRAIFTGDTLFIGDVGRPDLAIKGDVTEQDLASLLYDSLHTKIMPLSDDLIVYPGHGAGSACGKSMSKETSDTLGNQKLFNYALRAETKESFIEQVLDGLSQPPQYFAKNAMLNKTGYDSIDEVLERGSHALTPEAFEAAVNETDALVLDVREAKEFAQGFIPNSINIGLNGQFAPWVGALIPDLKQPIALVTPAGKEEETVLRLARVGYDYCIGYLSGGFEAWKKAGLEVDEIESISAAVFAERLAETPTLSVIDVRRPAEYDPEHLANAENVPLDDLNSHMAALNRNEPLYVHCAGGYRSMVASSILKARGFEKVVDVAGGIAAIKAAGLPLVSKTALPLE, from the coding sequence ATGAAAATTGAACAAATCTATACGGGTTGTCTGGCGCAAGGCGCTTATTACCTCGAAAGCGAAGGCGAAGCAGCCGTGATTGACCCACTGCGGGAAACTGCGCCGTATGTACGCAAAGCTGAGCAGGACAACGCAACCATTAAGTATGTATTTGAGACGCATTTTCATGCCGATTTTGTATCGGGACACCTGGATTTAGCGCACAAAACGGGCGCTACCATTGTCTACGGCCCAAATGCCAAAACGGACTTTGATGCCTACACGGCAACGGACGGTGAAGAATTTTCCATTGGCCGGATAAAGTTAAAAGTGCTGCATACGCCGGGGCATACGATGGAGTCAACAACGTATTTGCTCCTGGATGAAGAGGGAAAACAACGCGCCATTTTTACCGGTGATACGCTCTTTATTGGTGATGTAGGTCGACCGGACTTGGCCATCAAAGGTGACGTAACAGAGCAGGATTTGGCTAGTTTGCTTTACGATAGTTTGCACACGAAAATTATGCCGCTGTCCGATGATCTGATTGTTTATCCGGGGCATGGCGCTGGGTCGGCTTGTGGTAAAAGCATGAGCAAAGAAACCAGCGACACGCTCGGAAACCAGAAGCTATTCAATTATGCCTTGCGGGCAGAAACGAAAGAGAGCTTTATTGAGCAGGTATTGGATGGACTGTCGCAGCCTCCCCAGTACTTTGCTAAAAATGCGATGCTGAACAAAACCGGCTACGATAGCATTGACGAAGTGCTTGAGCGGGGTTCGCACGCCTTAACGCCCGAAGCATTTGAGGCCGCCGTCAATGAAACCGACGCGCTCGTGCTTGATGTGCGGGAAGCAAAGGAATTTGCGCAGGGTTTTATTCCTAATTCGATAAACATCGGTCTCAACGGACAGTTCGCCCCCTGGGTTGGCGCCTTAATTCCCGATTTAAAGCAGCCCATCGCTTTGGTTACTCCGGCTGGAAAAGAAGAAGAGACCGTACTGCGTCTGGCTCGGGTGGGATATGATTACTGCATTGGCTATCTATCGGGCGGTTTTGAAGCCTGGAAAAAGGCGGGCCTGGAAGTAGATGAAATTGAGTCGATTTCCGCCGCCGTTTTTGCTGAAAGGCTGGCGGAGACGCCAACTTTGTCCGTAATCGATGTTCGGCGTCCGGCTGAATACGACCCTGAGCATCTGGCCAATGCCGAAAACGTGCCGCTCGACGACTTAAATAGCCACATGGCGGCTCTCAATCGGAATGAGCCTTTGTATGTTCACTGCGCGGGTGGTTACCGCTCCATGGTAGCTAGCTCCATTCTGAAAGCCCGAGGTTTTGAGAAAGTAGTGGATGTTGCGGGTGGAATAGCCGCCATCAAAGCGGCAGGTTTGCCTTTGGTGAGTAAAACGGCTTTGCCGCTTGAGTAG
- a CDS encoding sulfite exporter TauE/SafE family protein yields MTSSELLGYGSAILVGLVIGLAGGGGSILTVPIFVYLFGMQPILATSYSLFVVGTTSLVGSIFQFWKGRINLRVAAAFALPSFISVYLARRLLLPALPDPIFQYNSVVIPKNNAILYFFAIVMILAARAMIRHRQPEPAEISDHLSGIDRPRYVSLALDGLAVGLLTGTIGAGGGFLIVPMLVLLAGMPIHRAVATSILIISVNSFVGFLGDVQHTRLDWNFLLPFTLLSVVGIFIGLALARYIAPVKLKKGFGWFVLVVALGILGRELYSGMPFINR; encoded by the coding sequence ATGACAAGTTCGGAACTGCTTGGCTACGGATCAGCAATACTGGTTGGTTTAGTGATTGGGTTAGCCGGGGGCGGAGGCTCCATTTTGACAGTTCCGATTTTCGTCTATCTATTCGGTATGCAACCTATACTAGCCACTTCCTACTCACTTTTTGTCGTAGGAACGACCTCGCTGGTAGGGTCTATTTTTCAATTCTGGAAGGGGCGTATCAATCTGCGGGTAGCGGCGGCCTTCGCTTTACCCTCGTTTATTTCAGTTTATCTGGCTCGCCGCTTGCTGCTTCCGGCGCTCCCTGATCCGATTTTTCAGTACAACTCGGTAGTCATTCCGAAGAACAACGCCATTTTATATTTTTTTGCGATTGTAATGATTCTGGCCGCCCGCGCCATGATTCGCCACCGGCAGCCCGAACCGGCTGAAATCTCCGATCACCTGTCGGGAATTGATCGGCCTCGTTACGTTTCTTTGGCGCTGGATGGGCTGGCCGTTGGCTTGCTAACCGGCACCATAGGGGCAGGCGGCGGCTTTCTGATCGTGCCCATGCTGGTCTTGCTGGCAGGAATGCCCATTCACCGGGCAGTAGCGACTTCGATTTTAATTATTTCCGTGAATTCATTTGTTGGGTTTCTGGGCGATGTCCAACACACCAGGCTTGACTGGAATTTTCTGCTGCCTTTCACACTCTTATCGGTAGTTGGTATTTTTATCGGGCTGGCGCTGGCGCGCTACATTGCACCCGTGAAACTAAAAAAGGGGTTTGGCTGGTTTGTACTGGTAGTTGCATTGGGCATTCTGGGACGTGAGCTGTACAGCGGAATGCCATTCATCAACCGATAA
- a CDS encoding APC family permease yields METKSQFKDKSVWRKKPMYLFEQDIQKSELKRVLGKWSLTAIGIGAIIGGGIFVLTGTAAHYHAGPALALSFVIAGIGCIFAALCYGEFAAMLPVEGSAYAYAYGTIGELFAWAIGWGLILEYAMGAMTVAVSWSGYFNKLVHLFGIDIPFWLRNDPVSAANYAQLNGLPDPGFALNLPAFLIVWLVTYILIKGIKEAANTNNIIVVLKVAAVIFVILVGVFYVRAANWEPFIPAPELIPGEDGKPHEAYGWGGIVSGASAIFFAYIGFDAVSTQAGEAINPRKDMPFAIITSLLVCTVLYILVSLVLTGMINYKDIVGDALKAPVAYAFDAVGQGWAVFIITAAATVGLISVMLVMMLGQTRVFLGMAKDGLLPGFFREIHPTFKTPWKSTLLVGTVVSTIAAFTPISVLGDMTSFGTLFAFAMVCLAVWILRRRDPDRERPFRAPALNIIAPLGIIVNTILILNLSGLAQKLALVWLILGMVVYFLYGRRHSKLNDL; encoded by the coding sequence ATGGAAACTAAAAGCCAATTTAAAGACAAAAGCGTATGGCGTAAAAAGCCAATGTATCTGTTTGAACAGGATATTCAGAAAAGTGAACTGAAGCGCGTCCTGGGTAAATGGAGCTTAACTGCTATCGGTATTGGAGCTATCATTGGAGGCGGTATTTTTGTATTAACAGGAACAGCAGCGCACTACCACGCCGGTCCTGCGCTGGCGCTTTCTTTCGTAATCGCGGGCATTGGTTGTATTTTTGCGGCCCTTTGCTACGGTGAATTCGCGGCCATGTTACCCGTTGAAGGTTCTGCCTATGCCTATGCGTATGGAACAATCGGCGAATTATTTGCCTGGGCCATTGGCTGGGGACTGATTCTGGAATATGCCATGGGAGCCATGACGGTAGCCGTAAGCTGGTCAGGTTATTTTAATAAACTAGTTCATTTATTTGGGATTGACATTCCGTTCTGGCTCCGAAACGACCCGGTGTCAGCCGCTAACTACGCGCAGCTAAACGGCCTGCCTGACCCCGGTTTTGCCTTGAATCTACCTGCCTTCCTGATTGTCTGGTTGGTGACGTATATTCTAATCAAAGGAATCAAAGAAGCCGCGAATACCAACAACATCATTGTGGTTCTGAAAGTAGCAGCGGTTATTTTCGTGATTCTGGTCGGTGTATTTTATGTTCGGGCAGCCAACTGGGAGCCATTTATCCCGGCTCCAGAACTGATTCCGGGTGAAGATGGCAAACCGCACGAAGCTTATGGCTGGGGTGGTATTGTTAGTGGTGCTTCGGCTATCTTTTTTGCTTATATTGGTTTCGATGCCGTTTCGACGCAAGCTGGCGAAGCAATCAACCCCCGGAAAGACATGCCTTTCGCCATTATTACTTCGCTATTGGTTTGTACCGTTTTGTACATCCTGGTATCGCTGGTATTGACGGGAATGATTAACTACAAAGACATTGTTGGAGACGCACTGAAAGCACCCGTTGCATACGCTTTTGACGCAGTAGGACAAGGCTGGGCGGTGTTCATTATTACCGCAGCGGCAACCGTTGGTTTGATTTCGGTGATGCTGGTAATGATGCTGGGCCAAACGCGGGTATTCCTGGGTATGGCAAAAGATGGTCTGCTACCGGGCTTCTTCCGCGAGATTCACCCAACATTCAAAACACCCTGGAAAAGCACCCTGCTGGTAGGAACGGTAGTGTCAACCATTGCGGCCTTCACACCGATCAGCGTGTTGGGCGATATGACTAGCTTTGGTACTTTGTTCGCTTTTGCGATGGTTTGTCTGGCCGTGTGGATTCTGCGCCGTCGCGATCCAGATCGGGAGCGTCCTTTCCGTGCTCCGGCTCTGAACATCATTGCGCCACTGGGCATCATTGTGAACACCATTCTGATTCTGAATTTGAGCGGCCTGGCCCAGAAACTAGCCTTGGTATGGTTAATTTTGGGAATGGTTGTTTACTTTTTATACGGTCGTCGCCATAGTAAGTTGAATGACTTATAA
- the secDF gene encoding protein translocase subunit SecDF, giving the protein MQNRTGILILTGVIAAICLYFLSFTFVSRSIKQDAEKYATDAQGRVDFAKKQRYLDSLWKEPVYLGSTLQEVTERELGLGLDLQGGMHVVLEVSPADILRGLAGGTRDPKFNDAIAKANQAAKSSQSSYVDLFIDAYKETSPGTRLADIFANSGNRSRINRQSSDAEVRKLINEEVQGAIDRAFQIIQARVDKFGVSNPNIQRLPGRSQILIELPGVDNPERVRRLLSGAAKLEFTEVYQLNEIAPGLEQLGAYMVQEAANLKAAAAKTGTSAATTDTTNKSGATSLEAQLAQKNQIAKGDSAKSDTSAQAAQNAALTNLFVPISQNQLGVFLKDTARANEILGRPEVKALFPADAAISWDRKTMKAGDNKEILPLYFLRKPAGRAALEGDVIVDASNDYDDRGRPEVTMRMNAEGARKWRSLTAANINRPVAIILDNLVYTAPTVQNEIPNGSSSITGNFTIEETKDMANVLKAGKLPAPTNIVEEAVVGATLGSEAVSAGVVSSLIGLAIVLVFVVMYYGTAGFIADLALFVNLFFLLGVMASLGATLTMPGIAGIVLTIGMAVDANVLIYERIKEELALGKPFKVAISDGFKNAYSSIIDSNVTTLLTGVILFIFGTGLILGFATTLVIGIITSLFAAIFITRLILEAYVRNGKTLAFGSSWSKNLFKDSAFDFVSRRKLYYTISSTIIALGIVSAVFRGFGLGVDFKGGRSYVVRFEKGVSTDDVREALEQELGENTANEVKTYGGTGVGASNQVRITTSYLADETAPESDKKAESKILASIAKIQGNKGSIESSQKVGPTIANDLIYSALWSILLAVAVVFGYILIRFKKLAFGYGAVVALFHDVLIILAIFTIGNGFLPFSLDIDQAFIGALLTIMGYSMNDTVVVFDRVREYLAENKSKKESISTIINNALNSTLSRTAVTGLSTMLVLIVLFIFGGETIRGFSFAMLLGVIVGTYSSLFVATPIVVDTLTRDQIAETPAVPEVVGTSKGAKPAKA; this is encoded by the coding sequence ATGCAAAACCGAACCGGTATATTAATCCTGACGGGGGTAATTGCGGCAATATGCCTTTACTTTCTGTCATTTACATTCGTGTCCAGAAGCATCAAGCAGGACGCTGAAAAGTACGCGACTGACGCGCAGGGTCGAGTAGACTTTGCCAAAAAACAGCGTTACCTGGACTCGCTCTGGAAAGAGCCTGTTTATCTGGGAAGTACGTTGCAGGAAGTTACTGAACGCGAGTTAGGTCTGGGTCTGGACTTACAAGGCGGGATGCACGTGGTACTTGAAGTTTCTCCCGCCGACATCCTACGCGGATTGGCCGGTGGAACCCGCGACCCTAAATTCAACGACGCGATTGCCAAAGCCAATCAGGCCGCAAAATCAAGCCAGTCGAGCTACGTTGACCTGTTCATCGACGCTTACAAAGAAACATCGCCAGGTACACGGCTAGCCGATATTTTCGCTAACAGCGGCAACCGGAGCCGGATTAACCGCCAGTCGTCGGACGCTGAAGTTCGTAAGTTGATTAACGAAGAAGTACAGGGCGCCATCGACCGAGCCTTCCAGATCATTCAGGCGCGGGTTGATAAATTTGGGGTATCTAACCCGAACATCCAGCGGTTGCCAGGCAGAAGCCAGATCCTGATTGAGTTACCGGGCGTTGACAACCCAGAGCGGGTACGTCGTCTGTTATCGGGCGCGGCAAAACTGGAATTTACGGAAGTATACCAACTGAACGAAATTGCTCCGGGTCTGGAACAACTTGGCGCTTATATGGTCCAGGAAGCGGCCAACCTGAAAGCAGCAGCGGCTAAAACGGGAACCAGCGCAGCCACTACAGACACAACGAATAAAAGCGGTGCTACCAGCCTGGAAGCACAGCTAGCGCAGAAAAACCAGATTGCGAAAGGTGATTCAGCGAAAAGCGATACGTCGGCTCAGGCGGCTCAAAATGCAGCTCTGACAAATCTGTTTGTACCGATCTCGCAAAACCAACTGGGCGTATTCCTGAAAGATACGGCACGGGCCAACGAAATTCTGGGCCGTCCGGAAGTGAAAGCCCTGTTCCCGGCAGATGCAGCGATCTCGTGGGATCGTAAAACGATGAAAGCCGGTGATAACAAAGAAATTTTACCGCTTTACTTCCTGCGTAAACCAGCGGGTCGTGCGGCTCTGGAAGGTGATGTAATTGTTGACGCTTCCAATGACTATGATGACCGTGGCCGTCCAGAAGTAACCATGCGTATGAACGCCGAAGGTGCCCGTAAATGGCGCTCCCTGACTGCGGCTAACATCAACCGTCCGGTGGCGATTATTCTGGATAACCTGGTTTACACAGCGCCAACGGTACAAAACGAAATTCCAAACGGTAGCTCTAGCATCACGGGTAACTTCACCATCGAAGAAACCAAAGATATGGCGAACGTTCTGAAAGCGGGTAAACTTCCTGCGCCGACCAATATTGTGGAAGAGGCCGTTGTAGGAGCAACCCTAGGTTCAGAAGCCGTTTCGGCGGGTGTGGTTTCATCCCTGATCGGTTTGGCCATTGTCCTTGTTTTCGTGGTGATGTACTACGGAACGGCTGGTTTCATTGCCGACTTAGCCCTGTTTGTTAACCTGTTCTTCCTGTTGGGCGTGATGGCCTCTCTGGGTGCAACGCTGACCATGCCGGGTATTGCCGGTATCGTTTTGACAATCGGTATGGCGGTCGATGCAAACGTACTGATTTACGAACGTATCAAGGAAGAACTGGCGCTGGGTAAGCCGTTTAAGGTGGCTATTTCGGATGGTTTCAAAAATGCGTATTCGTCGATCATTGACTCCAACGTAACGACGCTTTTGACCGGGGTTATCCTGTTTATTTTCGGTACCGGTCTGATTCTGGGTTTTGCCACCACGCTGGTTATCGGTATCATCACTTCCCTGTTCGCGGCGATCTTCATCACGCGTTTGATTCTGGAAGCGTATGTTCGCAACGGTAAAACATTGGCTTTCGGATCAAGCTGGTCGAAAAACCTGTTCAAAGATTCGGCTTTTGACTTCGTATCGCGTCGTAAACTGTACTACACGATTTCGTCGACCATCATCGCTTTAGGTATTGTTTCGGCTGTTTTCAGAGGATTCGGTTTAGGCGTTGACTTTAAAGGTGGTCGTTCGTACGTGGTTCGCTTCGAAAAAGGCGTAAGCACCGACGATGTCCGGGAAGCACTGGAGCAAGAACTGGGCGAAAATACCGCTAACGAGGTAAAAACATATGGTGGTACTGGCGTTGGCGCCAGCAACCAGGTTCGGATTACAACCAGCTACCTGGCCGATGAAACAGCACCTGAGTCCGATAAGAAAGCAGAATCGAAGATCTTGGCCAGCATTGCCAAAATTCAAGGCAACAAAGGCAGCATCGAAAGCTCGCAGAAAGTAGGTCCGACCATTGCCAATGACCTGATTTACTCGGCCCTGTGGTCAATCTTACTCGCTGTCGCCGTTGTGTTTGGTTACATCCTGATCCGATTCAAGAAACTGGCTTTCGGTTACGGTGCGGTGGTTGCCTTGTTCCACGACGTTTTGATTATCCTCGCGATTTTCACCATTGGTAACGGCTTCCTGCCCTTCTCACTGGATATTGACCAGGCTTTCATCGGTGCCTTGTTGACCATTATGGGTTACTCCATGAACGATACAGTCGTTGTATTTGACCGGGTTCGTGAGTATCTGGCTGAGAACAAGAGCAAAAAGGAGAGCATCTCGACCATTATCAATAACGCCTTGAACAGCACCCTAAGCCGTACGGCCGTAACGGGTCTTTCAACCATGCTCGTATTGATCGTGTTGTTCATCTTTGGTGGGGAAACAATCCGTGGCTTCTCGTTCGCCATGTTGCTCGGGGTCATCGTGGGTACATACTCTTCCCTTTTCGTGGCAACACCAATTGTTGTTGATACGCTGACTCGGGATCAGATTGCCGAAACGCCTGCTGTTCCTGAAGTAGTAGGAACCAGCAAAGGTGCCAAACCGGCTAAAGCATAA
- the nadC gene encoding carboxylating nicotinate-nucleotide diphosphorylase, which translates to MDLQEFIQLALAEDIGDGDHTSLATIPADAERRARLLVKQDGILAGIEVAKAIFETVDPALQVHVYQQDGEAIHYGDIVLTVSGNARHILTAERLVLNCMQRMSGIATHTRAMVALLEGTKAKLLDTRKTTPNFRICEKMATKIGGAVNHRFGLYDMILIKDNHIDYAGGIEAAIKHAVRYLQETDRFLSVEVETRNRAEVEEVLRVGHVDRIMLDNFKPDELRQMVELIDGRLITEASGGINETNLRDYAETGVDYISSGALTHQVKSLDLSLKAY; encoded by the coding sequence ATGGATTTACAGGAATTTATACAACTTGCCCTAGCCGAAGATATCGGCGACGGCGATCATACTTCGCTCGCAACCATTCCCGCCGATGCTGAACGTCGGGCCCGGCTGCTGGTCAAACAAGACGGTATTCTGGCAGGCATAGAAGTGGCCAAAGCTATTTTTGAGACGGTAGACCCCGCGCTTCAGGTGCACGTTTATCAGCAGGATGGCGAAGCCATTCACTACGGCGACATTGTGCTGACCGTTAGTGGCAACGCCCGCCATATCCTGACAGCGGAACGCCTGGTTCTGAACTGCATGCAGCGCATGAGCGGCATTGCCACGCATACCCGCGCTATGGTAGCCCTGCTGGAAGGTACTAAAGCCAAGCTGCTTGATACGCGCAAGACCACGCCAAACTTCCGCATCTGCGAGAAGATGGCGACCAAAATCGGCGGAGCCGTCAATCACCGGTTTGGTTTATACGACATGATTCTGATTAAAGACAATCATATTGACTACGCCGGTGGAATCGAAGCAGCCATCAAACACGCAGTTCGGTATTTGCAGGAAACAGACCGTTTTCTCTCTGTCGAAGTTGAAACGCGCAACCGCGCCGAAGTGGAAGAGGTGCTGCGGGTAGGCCACGTTGACCGAATCATGCTGGATAATTTCAAACCCGACGAACTGCGCCAGATGGTTGAGCTTATCGACGGTCGGCTAATTACGGAAGCGTCGGGTGGCATCAATGAAACCAACCTGCGTGATTACGCCGAAACAGGCGTTGATTACATCTCGTCTGGTGCCCTGACTCACCAGGTGAAGAGTCTGGATTTAAGTTTGAAAGCTTACTAA
- the nadA gene encoding quinolinate synthase NadA, translated as MATFPLTLEEEARQVGYISRSTPKDKDFLMDEIRRMKKEKNAVILAHYYVDSDIQDLADYIGDSLGLSQQAAATDAEMIVFCGVHFMGETAKILSPDKKVVIPDLNAGCSLADSAPADKFADFKAQYPDHIVLSYINCSAEIKALSDIIVTSSNALKIVESLPADQKIIFAPDANLGRFVSKKTGRDMVLWDGACIVHIDISQEKLTALRQKYPSAKFIAHPECQEHILSQADYVGSTTALLKYVVDQPDEVFIVGTEAGILHKMKQAVPHKKIIPAPASENNTCACSECPYMKMNTLEKLYNCLYYEMPEISVPEDIRVKAEASVLRMLEMSKNI; from the coding sequence ATGGCAACATTCCCACTTACTTTAGAAGAAGAAGCACGGCAGGTTGGCTATATTAGCCGCTCAACGCCAAAAGATAAAGACTTTTTAATGGATGAAATCCGGCGCATGAAGAAGGAGAAAAACGCCGTGATTCTCGCCCACTATTACGTCGACAGCGACATTCAGGACTTAGCCGATTACATTGGCGATAGCCTCGGTCTTTCGCAACAGGCTGCCGCCACGGATGCCGAGATGATTGTCTTCTGCGGGGTGCATTTCATGGGTGAAACGGCCAAAATTCTGTCCCCGGACAAGAAAGTCGTTATCCCTGATTTAAACGCAGGCTGTTCACTGGCGGATTCGGCCCCGGCAGATAAGTTCGCCGACTTCAAAGCACAGTACCCCGATCATATCGTTTTGTCGTATATCAACTGCTCAGCGGAGATCAAGGCGCTTTCCGACATTATCGTTACGTCTTCCAACGCGCTGAAGATCGTCGAAAGCCTGCCGGCTGATCAGAAAATCATCTTTGCCCCGGATGCCAACCTCGGTCGGTTTGTGTCTAAAAAGACGGGCCGCGACATGGTGCTTTGGGACGGTGCCTGCATTGTTCACATCGATATTTCGCAGGAAAAACTAACGGCACTGCGCCAGAAATACCCAAGCGCTAAATTCATCGCCCACCCGGAATGCCAGGAGCACATTTTGAGCCAGGCTGATTACGTAGGCTCCACAACGGCGCTGTTGAAATACGTGGTCGATCAACCCGATGAGGTGTTTATCGTGGGCACCGAAGCGGGCATTCTGCACAAAATGAAGCAGGCGGTTCCGCACAAAAAGATCATTCCGGCACCGGCTTCAGAAAATAATACCTGCGCCTGTTCAGAATGTCCTTACATGAAGATGAACACGCTCGAAAAGTTGTATAATTGCCTCTATTATGAAATGCCGGAAATCTCCGTTCCAGAAGACATTCGGGTAAAAGCCGAAGCCTCAGTTCTGCGCATGTTGGAGATGAGTAAGAATATTTAA